From Nitrospirota bacterium, one genomic window encodes:
- a CDS encoding MBL fold metallo-hydrolase, producing the protein MRLTILGSGTNLHPTRAASGYLVRTDQTILLDFGPRTLVNLLKTGVNRHRITHILFSHYHADHFSDFITYFFDAMIFTKYEGGTRPPLTVIGPRGTKKFFQALFTTMPGFSHAPFAVHFKEVADRAFTIGKTTVIPRTVTHTENLHCLGYRIEYGGKALAYSGDSQYCDSLVRLCGDVDLAVLDCSFPASRPSPVHLHAGQCGQVAKEAGVGTLVLSHFYPITERYNVQEQAGEAYGGKIVVAKDLMSIKL; encoded by the coding sequence ATGCGCTTGACGATTCTCGGATCCGGCACGAACCTCCACCCCACCCGAGCGGCCTCGGGCTATCTCGTCCGCACCGACCAGACAATCCTCTTGGACTTTGGCCCACGTACGTTGGTGAACTTACTAAAAACCGGCGTCAATCGGCATCGGATCACCCACATCCTCTTCTCTCATTACCACGCCGATCACTTTTCAGACTTCATCACCTACTTTTTCGATGCGATGATCTTTACGAAATACGAAGGGGGGACGCGGCCGCCGCTCACGGTGATCGGTCCGCGCGGGACCAAGAAGTTTTTCCAAGCCCTCTTCACCACCATGCCGGGCTTCTCACATGCGCCATTCGCGGTTCATTTCAAAGAAGTGGCCGATCGGGCCTTTACGATTGGAAAGACGACGGTGATTCCTCGAACCGTAACCCACACAGAGAATCTCCATTGCCTGGGCTATCGAATTGAATATGGCGGAAAGGCATTGGCCTACTCAGGCGATTCACAATACTGCGACAGCCTGGTGCGCCTCTGTGGGGATGTCGACCTGGCGGTGCTGGATTGTTCATTCCCGGCAAGCCGGCCAAGCCCGGTCCATCTCCATGCCGGTCAATGTGGACAAGTGGCTAAAGAGGCGGGAGTCGGCACACTCGTGTTGTCGCACTTCTATCCAATCACTGAACGATACAATGTGCAGGAGCAGGCGGGAGAAGCGTACGGGGGAAAGATTGTGGTGGCGAAGGACTTAATGTCGATCAAACTGTAG
- a CDS encoding lipoprotein: protein MKRIQQYVLGLVAVFALAGCSGHHHHGMASEGKGDGYWQKGQQDMASLIDRTVKDQGKAAQVKAVVNDIVAELKASREVARAGHRKLYELNANYAATPEEFTKVLDDSNNQRMQSAAKILLLRFKMKDLMTAEEWKALSDQMLSYSSRYRHSDSSPKTGY from the coding sequence ATGAAGCGTATTCAGCAGTATGTTCTCGGGCTCGTGGCCGTGTTTGCGTTGGCCGGTTGTTCGGGCCACCATCATCATGGAATGGCCAGTGAAGGTAAAGGGGATGGCTATTGGCAGAAGGGCCAGCAGGACATGGCTTCGTTGATCGATCGTACGGTCAAGGATCAGGGGAAGGCCGCGCAAGTCAAAGCGGTGGTGAACGACATTGTCGCGGAATTGAAGGCGAGCCGTGAGGTCGCTCGTGCGGGGCATCGTAAGCTGTATGAGTTGAACGCGAACTACGCGGCGACCCCGGAGGAGTTCACCAAGGTCCTGGATGATTCGAATAATCAGCGGATGCAGTCGGCCGCGAAGATTCTCTTGCTCCGGTTCAAGATGAAGGATCTCATGACGGCGGAAGAGTGGAAGGCCCTGTCGGACCAGATGTTGTCCTACAGCAGCCGCTACCGGCACAGCGACTCATCTCCCAAGACCGGCTATTAA
- a CDS encoding Eco57I restriction-modification methylase domain-containing protein: protein MYTKRWVVELLLDLSGYCSDNNLVDALAIEPAAGDGAFLGPMIERLVESCKNLGRPLSECQHSLIAYELDEESAARARAVAQNILMTRGVKPLLAKRLADAWVLNRDYLLDADTRQADFIIGNPPYIRLEDIPEETASVYRNAYPTMRGRADLYVAFFEAALRQLKPGGVCAFICADRWMRNQYGAELRQLISSTYSVELLLSMHHANAFDDEVDAYPAITVIRHKKQQSTVVARADQDAENIQPRQLAKTLQTNGRDILPQGIHRAVVKTWFKGADPWPCHSPEQLALLRRLEDQFPPLEMNAKVGIGVATGNDRVYITTDADLVEPSRLLKLALAKDLADGTVRWSGHYLVNPWSHEGLVNLKTYPKLQAYYEHHAAALKKRHTAEKSIGKWYKTIDRVNHLLTDTHKLYIPDIKNRLEPVLDRGETYPHHNLYFIQSDEWDLEVLGGLLMSTVGQFFIESYGVRMRGGYLRFQAQYLRRIRVPAPKTLSKIQSHELKDAFRHRDKPRATQVALALYGINARTMEAALEH, encoded by the coding sequence GTGTACACAAAGCGTTGGGTCGTTGAACTACTCCTGGATCTGAGCGGCTACTGCTCGGATAACAACCTGGTGGATGCTCTGGCCATTGAACCAGCGGCTGGTGATGGCGCATTTCTCGGTCCCATGATCGAACGCCTGGTGGAATCGTGCAAAAATCTAGGCCGACCATTGTCTGAATGCCAACATTCCTTAATTGCATACGAGCTGGATGAAGAGAGCGCTGCTCGTGCACGCGCAGTCGCCCAAAATATCCTAATGACTCGTGGCGTAAAGCCCCTGCTAGCCAAACGACTAGCCGACGCGTGGGTGTTAAACCGAGACTACCTTCTGGATGCCGACACGAGACAGGCAGATTTCATTATCGGAAACCCTCCCTATATCCGCCTTGAGGATATTCCAGAGGAAACGGCCTCGGTTTACCGCAACGCGTATCCAACGATGCGCGGTCGAGCCGATCTCTACGTGGCCTTTTTCGAAGCCGCGCTTCGACAGCTAAAGCCCGGCGGTGTATGCGCCTTTATCTGCGCTGATCGATGGATGCGTAACCAATATGGGGCAGAACTGCGGCAGCTTATCAGTTCGACTTATAGCGTTGAATTGCTCCTGAGCATGCACCACGCCAACGCCTTCGACGATGAAGTAGACGCCTATCCGGCGATTACGGTGATTCGGCACAAAAAACAGCAGTCGACCGTTGTGGCACGTGCCGATCAGGACGCTGAGAATATTCAGCCAAGACAATTGGCAAAGACGCTTCAGACGAACGGCCGGGACATACTGCCTCAAGGTATCCATCGGGCAGTGGTGAAAACATGGTTCAAGGGAGCTGACCCCTGGCCCTGCCATTCGCCAGAACAGCTGGCACTCCTCAGACGACTGGAAGATCAGTTTCCTCCTCTCGAAATGAATGCCAAGGTGGGAATTGGCGTCGCCACTGGAAACGATCGTGTCTACATCACGACCGATGCAGATCTTGTGGAACCTTCCCGTCTCCTCAAGCTCGCCCTTGCGAAAGACCTCGCGGACGGAACGGTGCGATGGTCCGGGCACTATCTAGTGAATCCTTGGAGCCACGAGGGGCTGGTCAATCTGAAAACCTATCCGAAGTTGCAAGCCTACTACGAGCACCATGCGGCAGCCCTGAAGAAGCGCCACACAGCGGAGAAGAGTATCGGCAAATGGTATAAGACGATCGACCGCGTCAACCATCTCCTCACCGATACACACAAACTCTATATCCCGGATATTAAGAACCGGCTGGAGCCGGTCTTGGATCGGGGCGAAACCTATCCGCACCACAATCTGTATTTCATTCAGTCGGACGAGTGGGATCTCGAAGTACTCGGAGGCCTCCTGATGTCGACGGTCGGACAGTTCTTCATCGAATCCTATGGAGTCCGCATGCGAGGCGGCTATTTACGTTTCCAGGCACAGTATCTGCGCCGGATTCGTGTCCCCGCCCCGAAGACCTTGTCCAAGATACAGTCCCATGAACTGAAGGACGCCTTTCGCCATCGTGACAAGCCCCGTGCAACCCAAGTGGCGTTGGCTCTATATGGAATTAACGCTCGCACGATGGAGGCAGCGCTTGAACATTGA
- a CDS encoding LON peptidase substrate-binding domain-containing protein has product MQTDHGREPHEHDRRDSATPFPIPSRIPVFPLPNVVLFPKTYLPLHIFEPRYRTMVSDAAISGQCIGMALLKDGWETDYYGHPPVFSTGCVGRLVSVQPMADGRSNIMLQGLERFEIEREWYDKPYREATIAVTVHGAEASLDPTVRQRLFTILESYLRSRDEAPTWQEFFREEVSDEIFVNTLSTYLECTPLEKQFLLEADSLHQQARRLSDLIEFMMHDQSGAKGWG; this is encoded by the coding sequence ATGCAGACCGATCACGGGCGAGAGCCCCACGAACATGACCGGCGTGACAGCGCGACGCCCTTTCCTATTCCCTCGAGGATCCCGGTGTTCCCGCTTCCGAACGTCGTGTTGTTCCCCAAGACCTATCTGCCTCTGCATATTTTTGAGCCACGCTACCGCACCATGGTCTCGGATGCGGCGATAAGCGGGCAGTGCATCGGCATGGCCCTGCTCAAGGACGGGTGGGAAACAGACTATTACGGTCATCCGCCCGTATTCTCGACGGGCTGTGTCGGTCGGCTGGTGAGTGTGCAGCCGATGGCCGATGGCCGATCCAATATCATGCTGCAAGGCCTGGAACGGTTTGAGATTGAACGCGAGTGGTACGACAAGCCCTATCGTGAGGCCACCATTGCGGTCACGGTTCATGGCGCCGAGGCGTCATTGGACCCCACGGTCCGCCAGCGCCTGTTCACCATCCTGGAATCCTATCTCCGGTCCCGCGATGAGGCGCCCACCTGGCAAGAATTTTTCCGTGAAGAAGTCAGCGATGAGATTTTCGTCAACACCCTATCCACCTACTTGGAGTGTACGCCCTTGGAAAAGCAGTTTCTGTTGGAGGCCGACAGTCTTCACCAACAAGCCCGCCGTCTCAGCGACCTCATCGAGTTCATGATGCACGATCAATCCGGTGCGAAGGGTTGGGGCTAA
- a CDS encoding PaeR7I family type II restriction endonuclease: MELTLARWRQRLNIEKRLQAAVQSYWNARRQNKEKQVKSGKIDAGTRGEVTGGTQMGALEVLVSDILCEAGLKKVDVRTRTALELPGYFRATKKWDLIVISDGALVLAMEFKSQAGKSIGNNVNNRSEEAVGSAKDIWTAFREGRFGQAPPPFLGYLFLLEDRDNVKTPVVNKEPYFQVDPEFRGEIHLKDTAALRRYKGVSYGKRYELLCRRLVLERLYTSACFMMATNSRKTTITQPAEDLNFQRFVAALRGHVVTFLGSRSK, translated from the coding sequence ATGGAATTAACGCTCGCACGATGGAGGCAGCGCTTGAACATTGAGAAGAGACTGCAAGCCGCCGTCCAAAGCTACTGGAACGCCCGAAGGCAAAATAAAGAGAAGCAGGTCAAGTCAGGGAAAATCGATGCTGGGACACGAGGCGAGGTCACTGGAGGCACTCAGATGGGTGCCCTGGAGGTCTTAGTTTCTGACATCCTGTGCGAAGCCGGATTAAAGAAGGTTGATGTCCGCACAAGGACCGCGCTTGAGCTACCTGGTTATTTCAGAGCCACGAAAAAATGGGACCTCATTGTCATCTCAGACGGCGCGTTGGTCTTAGCCATGGAGTTTAAATCCCAAGCAGGCAAGTCTATCGGCAATAATGTGAACAACCGTTCAGAAGAAGCGGTGGGCAGTGCCAAGGATATTTGGACGGCCTTCCGAGAAGGCCGCTTCGGTCAGGCCCCTCCCCCATTTCTTGGCTACCTGTTCTTATTGGAAGACCGCGACAACGTCAAAACTCCTGTCGTCAATAAGGAACCGTACTTCCAGGTAGACCCTGAATTTCGCGGGGAAATTCATCTCAAAGACACAGCGGCCCTCCGGAGGTATAAAGGGGTCTCTTATGGCAAACGTTACGAGCTGCTCTGTCGCCGCTTGGTCCTAGAGCGGCTCTATACCTCAGCCTGCTTCATGATGGCTACGAACTCACGAAAAACCACAATCACGCAACCAGCTGAAGACCTAAATTTTCAGCGCTTCGTGGCCGCTCTACGAGGCCACGTCGTCACGTTCTTGGGCAGCCGTAGTAAGTAG
- a CDS encoding lipocalin-like domain-containing protein: protein MPPTEACYKRWSQFLHLTNGLSRMANIRHHLRHLLLLSSSLLVVVPGLAADTAEEFRIAREGYRYTFPRDHGAHEAFRTEWWYYTGQLTAKDGRAFGYQLTFFRRGMPREHTNTLPSQWDVTQLYLAHFAVTDLSKGRFRYAEKISRAGLGKAGATDDRLHVWIDRWSAESPVATPAIQTLQAADGDLAIQLTVSPDKPLVVHGTDGISHKGSAPEQASHYYSLTRLATTGKLTIGNESFDVTGTSWMDHEFGSAELGKDLVGWDWFSLQLDDQRELMLYRLRRADGSADPVSSGTLVDRDGHGHHLSIGDFTLEPTSHWTSPASKALYPQRWRLTIPSQQLSLELAPLMAEQELSTTRSTQVTYWEGAIEARGTTQGRPIQGKGYMELTGYAERFSKKL from the coding sequence GTGCCACCTACCGAAGCATGCTATAAGCGCTGGTCGCAGTTCCTCCACCTCACGAACGGTCTTTCGCGCATGGCCAACATACGGCATCATCTTCGGCACCTCCTCCTTCTGTCGAGCAGTCTCCTCGTCGTCGTACCGGGACTCGCGGCCGATACGGCGGAGGAGTTTCGAATCGCCCGGGAGGGCTATCGCTATACCTTTCCACGAGATCATGGAGCGCATGAGGCGTTTCGCACCGAATGGTGGTACTACACCGGCCAGCTGACGGCGAAAGATGGCCGTGCCTTTGGCTATCAACTGACCTTCTTCCGCCGCGGCATGCCGCGCGAGCACACGAACACCCTGCCGTCACAATGGGACGTGACGCAACTGTACCTCGCCCATTTCGCCGTGACGGACCTCAGCAAGGGACGATTTCGTTATGCTGAAAAGATCAGCCGGGCCGGCTTGGGCAAAGCCGGTGCTACAGACGATCGCCTTCACGTCTGGATCGATCGGTGGAGTGCCGAGTCGCCAGTGGCAACCCCTGCGATACAGACCCTCCAAGCAGCAGACGGCGACCTGGCCATCCAGCTCACGGTCTCGCCGGACAAACCACTCGTCGTACATGGCACAGACGGCATCAGCCATAAAGGTTCGGCCCCTGAACAGGCGTCCCACTACTATTCCCTCACGAGACTGGCCACGACCGGCAAGCTCACAATCGGGAACGAATCATTCGATGTGACCGGTACGAGTTGGATGGACCATGAGTTCGGCTCGGCGGAGCTTGGCAAGGATCTGGTTGGATGGGACTGGTTCAGCCTACAGCTCGACGACCAGAGGGAACTGATGCTCTATCGGCTCCGCCGCGCCGACGGATCGGCCGATCCGGTCTCCAGCGGGACCCTCGTCGACCGCGACGGTCACGGGCACCACCTTTCGATCGGAGACTTCACGCTCGAGCCCACGAGTCATTGGACCAGTCCTGCGAGCAAGGCCCTCTATCCGCAACGTTGGCGCTTGACCATCCCCTCCCAACAACTTTCGTTGGAACTCGCTCCCCTCATGGCAGAACAGGAACTATCCACCACGCGCAGCACCCAAGTGACCTATTGGGAAGGCGCCATCGAAGCCCGCGGCACGACGCAGGGGCGGCCCATTCAGGGGAAAGGCTATATGGAGTTGACGGGGTACGCAGAACGATTCTCGAAGAAGCTATAG
- a CDS encoding methyltransferase domain-containing protein produces MDLAKVERVYTSYAGIYDRIFGKVFHEGRESAIRNLDVQPDEKILEVGVGTGLALPMYPRHCQIVGIDFSEGMLERAKQRAVEHRMDHVLLHRMDAGAMDFKDDSFDTVVAAYVVTAVPDYRKVVNEMIRVCRPGGRIIMLNHFSNDNKIIAAMEKVISPLTKHLGWRTDLSLQTVLDGTSLHVARKQNVNPLRFWVLVECVNGKNVNGKTHLNGAKNGNSAPAYAPLNGSHRTSGEALA; encoded by the coding sequence ATGGATTTAGCGAAAGTTGAGCGCGTCTATACGTCCTACGCCGGAATCTACGATCGGATTTTCGGCAAAGTGTTCCACGAAGGGCGTGAGTCCGCGATTCGAAACTTAGACGTGCAGCCTGATGAGAAAATTCTTGAAGTCGGAGTCGGCACCGGGTTGGCCCTGCCGATGTACCCTCGCCATTGTCAGATCGTCGGAATCGATTTCTCCGAAGGCATGCTGGAGCGAGCGAAGCAGCGCGCGGTAGAACACCGGATGGACCATGTGCTGCTCCATCGGATGGATGCCGGTGCCATGGACTTCAAAGACGACAGTTTCGACACGGTCGTCGCGGCCTATGTCGTCACCGCGGTCCCCGACTACCGCAAGGTGGTCAACGAAATGATCCGCGTCTGCCGGCCCGGCGGACGCATCATCATGCTGAATCACTTCAGCAACGACAATAAGATCATCGCCGCCATGGAGAAAGTGATCTCCCCTCTCACGAAGCACTTAGGGTGGCGGACAGACCTGTCGCTTCAGACGGTGCTGGATGGTACGTCGCTGCACGTGGCCCGGAAGCAGAATGTGAATCCCTTGCGGTTCTGGGTTTTAGTGGAATGTGTGAACGGGAAGAACGTGAACGGGAAGACGCACCTCAACGGCGCAAAAAACGGAAACAGCGCCCCGGCCTATGCCCCTCTCAACGGCAGTCATCGTACCAGCGGAGAAGCGCTGGCCTAG
- a CDS encoding ATP-binding cassette domain-containing protein → MDRAIAIQVSHLTKTYDAQTAVSDLSFQVYAGEIFGLLGPNGAGKSTTLRTLITLLTPTSGTASVLGHDTVRESDVVRQLIGYVPQERAIDRFLTGREHLELLGALYHLSKAEATKRIGELLKLVELEEAADRPAKTYSGGMKRKLDIACGLLPDPKILFLDEPTLGLDVQSRLRIWDYVRMLKARGMTIVMTTNYLDEADQLCDRLAIIDVGKIKALGSPAELKVGLGGDIVSLTLKDLTKIPALVSALTGQPAMRAVKATATGLDIRVDSPEKALPAILESANRLDCRLEFIEYHRPRLDDVFIAHTGRSMTESVQDIQTV, encoded by the coding sequence ATGGATCGCGCCATCGCTATCCAGGTGTCGCACCTGACGAAAACCTATGATGCGCAGACGGCCGTCTCCGATTTGTCGTTTCAGGTCTATGCCGGCGAGATTTTCGGTTTACTCGGCCCGAACGGGGCGGGGAAAAGCACCACGCTTCGGACGCTCATCACGCTGCTGACGCCGACGTCTGGCACGGCGAGCGTCTTGGGCCACGATACGGTGCGTGAGTCGGACGTTGTCCGGCAACTGATCGGCTACGTGCCCCAGGAGCGGGCCATCGATCGCTTTCTCACCGGCCGGGAGCATCTCGAACTGCTCGGCGCGCTCTATCACCTGTCGAAGGCCGAAGCGACGAAACGGATCGGCGAGTTGCTGAAGCTGGTGGAACTGGAAGAGGCAGCCGATCGTCCGGCGAAGACCTATTCCGGCGGGATGAAACGGAAGCTCGACATTGCCTGCGGTCTGTTGCCGGATCCTAAGATTCTGTTCCTCGATGAGCCGACGTTGGGCTTGGATGTGCAGAGTCGGCTCAGGATTTGGGACTATGTGCGGATGTTGAAAGCGCGCGGCATGACGATCGTGATGACGACGAATTATTTGGATGAGGCAGACCAGCTCTGCGATCGGTTGGCCATCATCGATGTCGGCAAGATCAAGGCACTCGGGTCGCCGGCTGAACTGAAAGTAGGGCTGGGTGGCGATATCGTGTCGTTGACCTTGAAGGATCTGACGAAGATCCCCGCATTGGTGTCTGCCCTGACGGGACAACCGGCCATGCGAGCGGTCAAGGCGACAGCGACCGGCCTGGATATCCGGGTCGATTCGCCAGAGAAGGCTCTGCCGGCAATTCTTGAGTCAGCCAATCGATTGGATTGCCGGCTGGAGTTTATCGAGTACCACCGGCCGCGGCTGGACGATGTGTTCATCGCCCATACGGGACGGTCCATGACCGAATCGGTTCAAGACATTCAGACGGTATAA
- a CDS encoding transglutaminase-like domain-containing protein, with protein MLVNESQIRALIRLLADEDEKIVRTISGKLIDIGPSAVPLLQEAEIEQPEMADRFVSILEEIRGGDLEDELTQLAARPDGLMDLEQGAFLIARYAYPTLTVSSYARQLDEMAQEVQERIGPRASGEETIKTLNRYLFTEQGFKGNTKNYYELENSYLNCVIDRRTGIPISLSTVYLLVGKRLGLPVHGIGMPGHFLVKYESDRYKVFVDCFNGGALLTEKNCQRFLTEAGYGVDEKYLQQSPVRAILSRMIKNLLAIYSKLDDPLKKARLTKFIEILGCDNREGGL; from the coding sequence ATGTTGGTTAACGAGAGTCAAATCCGGGCCCTGATCCGGCTGCTGGCCGATGAGGACGAGAAGATCGTCCGGACCATCAGCGGCAAACTCATCGACATCGGCCCCTCAGCCGTTCCCCTCCTGCAGGAAGCGGAAATCGAACAGCCTGAAATGGCCGATCGATTCGTCTCGATCCTTGAGGAAATCCGCGGCGGCGATCTCGAGGATGAACTCACGCAGTTGGCGGCGCGGCCCGATGGCTTAATGGATCTTGAGCAGGGCGCCTTTCTGATCGCTCGTTATGCCTATCCCACCCTCACGGTTTCTTCCTATGCCAGACAGCTCGACGAGATGGCGCAGGAAGTTCAGGAGCGAATCGGCCCCCGCGCATCGGGCGAGGAAACGATCAAGACGTTGAACCGGTACCTCTTTACGGAGCAGGGGTTCAAAGGTAATACCAAGAATTATTACGAGTTAGAGAATAGTTACCTCAACTGCGTGATCGACCGGCGCACGGGTATTCCGATCAGTCTCTCGACGGTCTACCTCCTGGTCGGGAAGCGGCTGGGCCTTCCGGTTCATGGGATCGGGATGCCGGGTCATTTCCTCGTGAAGTATGAATCGGACCGCTACAAAGTTTTCGTCGATTGCTTCAACGGGGGGGCGTTGCTGACCGAGAAGAATTGCCAGCGCTTTCTCACGGAAGCCGGCTATGGAGTCGACGAGAAATATCTCCAGCAGAGTCCGGTGCGCGCGATTCTCTCTCGCATGATTAAAAACCTCCTGGCTATCTACTCCAAGCTCGACGACCCTCTCAAGAAAGCCCGCCTGACGAAGTTCATCGAAATCCTGGGTTGCGATAACCGCGAAGGCGGCTTGTAG
- a CDS encoding ABC transporter permease produces MAQYWQEIHALTMRWVRRLSREKFSMLFTLVQPMLFWLIFFGNLFQRAADVQVTQAPNYISFLTAGVVVMTVLNNGLAGGVDLLFDKENGFLERLMTTPIHRSSVILSRFIFVMTITSLQVLVILGVAFLFGVQPATGLLGIAAILMIGMLFGVGLTAISMAMAFSVKSHGDFFSVLGFLSLPMIFLSSALVPLEAMPGWMGFLARFNPMTWAIDAVRPLILSGWTEALPHVAMVVVVMVIFDAICLYGSAKAFRRAMG; encoded by the coding sequence GTGGCGCAGTACTGGCAAGAAATTCATGCATTGACGATGCGGTGGGTCCGGCGGCTCAGCCGCGAAAAATTCAGTATGTTGTTCACGCTCGTGCAGCCGATGCTGTTCTGGCTGATCTTTTTCGGCAACCTGTTCCAGCGGGCGGCTGATGTGCAGGTGACGCAGGCCCCGAACTACATCAGCTTCCTGACCGCCGGTGTGGTCGTTATGACGGTCCTCAATAACGGACTGGCCGGGGGTGTGGATCTGCTGTTCGACAAGGAGAACGGGTTCCTGGAACGGTTAATGACGACGCCGATCCATCGGAGTTCTGTGATCCTGAGCCGCTTCATTTTCGTGATGACGATTACCTCGCTCCAAGTGCTCGTGATCCTCGGCGTCGCCTTTCTGTTCGGCGTTCAACCGGCGACGGGGTTGCTGGGCATCGCCGCAATCTTAATGATCGGGATGCTCTTCGGTGTCGGTCTCACGGCCATTTCCATGGCCATGGCCTTTTCCGTGAAAAGTCACGGCGATTTCTTTTCGGTCCTGGGATTCCTGTCGCTCCCGATGATTTTCTTGAGCTCGGCGTTGGTGCCCTTGGAGGCGATGCCCGGGTGGATGGGATTTCTGGCGCGCTTCAATCCGATGACCTGGGCGATCGACGCGGTGCGGCCGTTGATTCTGTCAGGCTGGACTGAGGCGCTCCCCCACGTCGCAATGGTGGTGGTCGTCATGGTCATATTCGACGCGATCTGTCTCTACGGGAGCGCCAAAGCGTTCCGTCGGGCCATGGGTTAA
- a CDS encoding HEAT repeat domain-containing protein has translation MQRNESGQASPTAIVVVIGLVITCVWVWKRLALETQEYVIDQAIPMAFAGLVIAAGLWMVVRSINRRRAKRRDRATLLALFEKAKGREKKLEIAFALIEVNEYRAKGLESVTPALRDLFATTLQRALDDKQHRIRGMAASHLGVLNDMTVVPLLLKALEDDHAYVRSSAALGLGRLRARAAEKILTTIMVEDWDQTVRSRSREALERIKQS, from the coding sequence ATGCAACGAAACGAATCAGGCCAGGCTAGTCCGACTGCCATCGTGGTCGTCATCGGCCTCGTCATTACTTGTGTCTGGGTTTGGAAGCGTTTGGCGCTGGAGACTCAGGAGTATGTGATCGACCAAGCCATCCCCATGGCGTTTGCCGGATTGGTGATCGCGGCAGGCCTATGGATGGTGGTCCGATCGATCAACCGACGCAGGGCGAAGCGGCGAGATCGAGCGACGCTGTTGGCCTTGTTCGAGAAGGCGAAGGGGCGGGAGAAGAAGCTGGAGATCGCCTTTGCCTTGATTGAAGTGAACGAATATCGCGCCAAAGGCTTGGAGTCTGTCACGCCTGCGTTACGTGACCTTTTTGCAACGACCCTGCAGCGGGCACTGGATGATAAGCAACATCGGATTCGTGGGATGGCTGCCAGCCACCTTGGTGTGTTGAACGACATGACCGTCGTTCCTCTGTTACTCAAGGCGCTGGAGGATGACCATGCCTATGTCCGCTCCAGTGCGGCGTTGGGGTTAGGCCGGTTGCGCGCGCGCGCGGCGGAGAAAATATTGACGACAATTATGGTGGAGGATTGGGATCAAACGGTCCGGAGTCGATCGCGGGAGGCGTTGGAGCGGATCAAGCAGTCGTGA
- a CDS encoding MarR family transcriptional regulator, which produces MDLPDLKDDPYLKVLRPLVEAYLAFWRVDGRHIRSMRLTPSQFDVIATLGDTDGMTCSELSSKTLVTKGTLTGVLDRLVAKGLIRRDEVKGDRRCTHIRLTDKGDALFQKAFAAHIAFIRPFFERALNQKDAETVRTLLLRLRDSFQQESS; this is translated from the coding sequence ATGGACTTACCGGACCTCAAGGACGATCCCTATCTGAAAGTGCTGCGGCCGCTCGTCGAGGCCTACCTGGCCTTTTGGCGCGTCGATGGTCGGCATATTCGTTCGATGCGGCTGACGCCGTCGCAATTCGACGTCATCGCTACGCTCGGAGACACCGACGGCATGACCTGTTCCGAGCTGTCGTCGAAAACGCTCGTCACAAAAGGCACGCTCACCGGTGTGCTCGACCGCCTCGTCGCGAAGGGGCTCATCAGACGGGACGAGGTCAAGGGAGACCGCCGTTGCACCCATATACGGCTGACCGATAAGGGCGACGCCCTGTTTCAGAAAGCCTTCGCCGCGCATATCGCCTTTATTCGACCGTTTTTCGAACGGGCGCTGAATCAGAAAGATGCAGAGACGGTGCGCACGCTCCTCCTTCGTCTCCGCGACAGTTTTCAACAGGAATCCAGCTAA